cgacAGCGCGAGtggtttgtttcttcctttctctttttttttttttttccggaggTCGTATCTAGCGCTCGCGGAGCGTGGCCGCGTAACCCTACTGAACTTGAAGGAAAGCGCGCTAAAAACGGGACGGTGACGAGAGAAGACGAACgcggcgctgactaacaaccaattttttttttttatattgcctgTCGACGTCAATTAGAACGTAAGCACGATcagtacaaaagaaagaaaggggaagaaaaaaggagaagaGAGAGATACAAAGAAGAAGCAAGCGCATAGGACGTCCCCGAACCATGACGTGCCCGCCGGCCCGGTCACCCACTTTCCCCGAGCGCCCGTATCGAACTACATTTTGGCGGCCACCCCCACAGCGTTTCGCGAAGTGCGTCTTTTGCGGAGCGATCGTTGAACCGCACAAACGAAGGGGCCAtcggcgtcacggtcgcgtcaacgGGTGGGGGTGGAGAGGAGGAGTGCAGAATGTCGCGCCGTGTGCCAACGGCCCTGAGTCAGACGGGCGAGGGTAAACTCGAGCTCGCCCGCCACCTCCTCGGGCGACCCGGTGACGTCACCGGGCcgcaaagaggaggaggaggaggaggattcgCCGGCTGGGCCGGAGAGCCGTATATGTCCCTGGGCCAGCTTCTTGGTGCCGTGCGCCGAAGTGTTAGAAAAATCGCAGGTCCGCCAGCGGACCCACAGCAAACGCTCACTGGGCTCTCTGCAGTGAACTTGCCTGTCTCCCAGACCTACCGGCCGCCCCACTCCTCCGAGATGCCTTTCACCCCGGCCGTCGAGCATGCCAAGTGCCCAAAGTGCGGCCGTTCCGTCTACGCGGCCGAGGAGATGCTGGCCGCCGGCAGCAAGTGGCACAAGGTCTGCTTCGTCTGCGGACTCTGCCGCAAGCGGCTCGACAGCACCAACGTGGGCGAGCACGCGGGCGAGCTGTTCTGCAAGCAGTGCTACGGCCGAAAGTTCGGACCCAAGGGCTACGGCTTCGGCGCGGGCGCCGGCTGCCTGACCATGGACAAGGGCGAGCACCTGGGAAACACCGAGTGTGCCATGAGCAACAGGCCGCACGACCCCATCTACGGCTGAATGGGACGGTGCTTGCGAAGTCGGCGACGGAACATCCAGTGATGTACTTGCGgagcctgttctttttttttttctccacgttCTCACATCCGACAACTATCCGCGGAGTGCCCAATGAGAAAGCTTCAAACCTGCAGCACTTCGAGAATGGAACTCTTGAACATACTGCCTCTCATTTAGCAAACAAGACAAAATAGAGCCGCGACAAAAAATTTAAGAAGTCTCGTTTCttccctcgttttctttttcgtttcttcctGTGAAAGCATCAGTCATTTAACAACGCTGATACGTTGATAAATGAAGGCACGCTGAAGGTGTAGATGAATGCGGCGAAAATTATGTCAAGGTGCCTACACTATCGCTACAGCACAACGAAATCGTGTACTTATCCATGTACGTGACATACCATTGTCAACGGTGATCTCCTATGTtacattgttttgttttgtttttgtttttcattgatTGTTCTCGCAGTATTCCAGTACACATGTTTACGTCGATACGCAATAAAAGTTGTTTGTTATTCAGCACCGTGCGTTTCTCCTCTCGTTAGCGTCCTGTCCTTGGCGCTCTTTCCTTCGAGTTCGGAAGACAGCGCTAAACGATGGACCAATTAGCCAGTCTTGCAGGTTTttcgtttcattcattcattcattcattctttcgcAACCTTTTCTGCTTGATGGGTAATTGTTCCAAGCGTTAACAAACGTGTAAAGCTGCTTTTCTAG
The sequence above is drawn from the Dermacentor andersoni chromosome 7, qqDerAnde1_hic_scaffold, whole genome shotgun sequence genome and encodes:
- the LOC126533733 gene encoding uncharacterized protein produces the protein MSRRVPTALSQTGEGKLELARHLLGRPGDVTGPQRGGGGGGFAGWAGEPYMSLGQLLGAVRRSVRKIAGPPADPQQTLTGLSAVNLPVSQTYRPPHSSEMPFTPAVEHAKCPKCGRSVYAAEEMLAAGSKWHKVCFVCGLCRKRLDSTNVGEHAGELFCKQCYGRKFGPKGYGFGAGAGCLTMDKGEHLGNTECAMSNRPHDPIYG